The following coding sequences lie in one Xanthomonas hyacinthi genomic window:
- a CDS encoding FdhF/YdeP family oxidoreductase: protein MSKKTIQPYTQPAGGWGALRAVATHLLQQDVAVQGAKTLLHANQPDGFDCPGCAWPDRDHTSTFEFCENGAKAVAAEATARRATPALFAQYSVAQLAKYSDYWLEGQGRLTHPLRYDSASDHYVPVGWDEAFALIAGHLNGLASPDEAIFYTSGRTSNEAAFLYQLFVRAFGTNNFPDCSNMCHEPSGTALKSQIGVGKGTVSLHDFELADAIFIFGQNPGTNHPRMLGELRQAARRGAAIVSFNPLRERGLEKFADPQDKLQMLHNGSTRISSDYFQLKIGGDLAAVKGIIKHVLERDAEAAREAQPRLLDLEFIAQHTANFDAFAAEVIAEPWATIVEESGLSEAELRHAGEIYLKSERLIACWGMGITQHKHSVATIHMIANLLLLRGHLGRPGAGACPVRGHSNVQGDRTMMIYEQPPAAFLDRLQAVFGFEPPRASGFDTVGAIEAMRDGRARTFFGMGGNFATATPDTEATHRALRRCQLTVHVTTKLNRSHLVHGRDALILPCLGRTEIDIQEGGPQSVSVEDSMSMVHLSAGINPPASAQLLSEPAIVARLAEATLGARSAIRWRWLVADYDRIRELIAQVFEDFADFNARVRVPGGFRLSNSARDRVWATPEGRAVFKVHAVPTDNPIHRARRQRPQQPVFILATTRSHDQYNTTIYGLDDRYRGVFGERRVLFINAADIADLGLQAGAWVDLESLGEDGVQRQAKRFLLVEYNIPRGCLAAYYPETNGLVPLSSFADEARTPTSKSIPVVVTPHLAEAAAAVPRDIGVALVR from the coding sequence ATGAGCAAGAAAACCATCCAGCCGTATACGCAGCCGGCCGGCGGCTGGGGCGCGCTGCGCGCCGTCGCCACCCACCTGCTGCAGCAGGACGTGGCGGTGCAGGGGGCCAAGACCCTGCTGCACGCCAATCAGCCCGACGGCTTCGACTGCCCCGGCTGCGCCTGGCCCGACCGCGACCACACCTCGACCTTCGAATTCTGCGAGAACGGCGCCAAGGCGGTGGCGGCCGAAGCCACCGCACGCCGTGCCACCCCGGCGCTGTTCGCGCAGTACAGCGTCGCGCAGCTGGCCAAGTACAGCGACTACTGGCTGGAAGGGCAGGGCCGGCTGACCCATCCGCTGCGCTACGACAGCGCCAGCGACCATTACGTGCCGGTGGGCTGGGACGAGGCGTTCGCGCTGATCGCCGGGCACCTCAACGGCCTGGCCTCGCCGGACGAGGCGATCTTCTACACCTCCGGGCGCACCAGCAACGAGGCCGCGTTCCTGTACCAGCTGTTCGTGCGCGCGTTCGGCACCAACAACTTCCCGGACTGCTCGAACATGTGCCACGAGCCGTCGGGCACCGCGCTGAAGTCGCAGATCGGGGTCGGCAAGGGCACGGTGTCGCTGCACGACTTCGAGTTGGCCGATGCGATCTTCATCTTTGGCCAGAACCCGGGCACCAACCATCCGCGCATGCTCGGCGAGCTGCGCCAGGCGGCCAGGCGCGGCGCGGCGATCGTGTCGTTCAATCCGCTGCGCGAACGCGGCCTGGAGAAGTTCGCCGATCCGCAGGACAAGCTGCAGATGCTGCACAACGGCTCCACGCGGATCTCCTCGGACTATTTCCAGCTGAAGATCGGCGGCGACCTGGCCGCGGTCAAGGGCATCATCAAGCACGTGCTGGAGCGCGATGCCGAAGCGGCGCGGGAGGCGCAGCCGCGCCTGCTTGACCTGGAGTTCATCGCCCAGCACACCGCCAACTTCGACGCCTTCGCCGCGGAGGTGATCGCCGAGCCGTGGGCCACCATCGTCGAAGAATCCGGGCTGAGCGAGGCCGAGCTGCGCCACGCCGGCGAGATCTACCTGAAGTCCGAGCGGCTGATCGCCTGCTGGGGCATGGGCATCACCCAGCACAAGCATTCGGTGGCCACGATCCACATGATCGCCAACCTGCTGCTGCTGCGCGGCCATCTGGGCCGCCCCGGCGCCGGCGCCTGCCCGGTGCGCGGCCACAGCAACGTGCAGGGCGACCGCACGATGATGATCTACGAGCAGCCGCCGGCCGCGTTCCTGGACCGGCTTCAGGCGGTGTTCGGTTTCGAGCCGCCGCGCGCATCCGGCTTCGATACGGTCGGCGCGATCGAGGCCATGCGCGACGGGCGGGCCAGGACCTTCTTCGGCATGGGCGGCAACTTCGCCACCGCCACTCCCGACACCGAGGCCACGCACCGCGCGCTGCGCCGCTGCCAGCTCACCGTGCACGTGACCACCAAGCTCAACCGCAGCCACCTGGTGCACGGCCGCGACGCGCTGATCCTGCCGTGCCTGGGCCGCACCGAGATCGACATCCAGGAGGGCGGCCCGCAGAGCGTCAGCGTCGAGGACTCGATGAGCATGGTGCACCTGTCGGCCGGGATCAATCCGCCGGCTTCGGCGCAGCTGCTGTCGGAGCCGGCGATCGTCGCGCGCCTGGCCGAGGCCACCCTCGGCGCGCGTAGCGCGATCCGCTGGCGCTGGCTGGTGGCCGACTACGACCGCATCCGCGAGCTGATCGCGCAGGTGTTCGAGGACTTCGCCGACTTCAACGCGCGGGTGCGCGTGCCCGGCGGCTTCCGCCTGTCCAACAGCGCGCGCGACCGCGTGTGGGCGACGCCGGAAGGCCGCGCGGTGTTCAAGGTGCACGCGGTGCCGACCGACAACCCGATCCACCGCGCGCGCCGCCAGCGCCCGCAGCAGCCGGTGTTCATCCTGGCCACCACGCGCTCGCACGACCAGTACAACACCACCATCTACGGCCTGGACGACCGCTACCGCGGCGTGTTCGGCGAGCGCCGGGTGCTGTTCATCAACGCCGCCGACATCGCCGATCTGGGCCTGCAGGCCGGCGCCTGGGTGGACCTGGAAAGCCTCGGCGAGGATGGCGTGCAGCGCCAGGCCAAGCGTTTCCTGCTGGTCGAGTACAACATCCCGCGCGGCTGCCTGGCCGCCTACTATCCCGAGACCAATGGCCTGGTGCCGTTGTCCAGCTTCGCCGACGAGGCGCGCACGCCGACCTCCAAGTCGATCCCGGTGGTGGTGACCCCGCACCTGGCCGAGGCCGCCGCCGCGGTGCCGCGCGACATCGGCGTGGCGCTTGTCCGCTGA
- the fdhD gene encoding formate dehydrogenase accessory sulfurtransferase FdhD — translation MYSRASSRPGAVARGVRRHHDGRSAVTQDLVAAEVPVAFAYNGEPFVVMMATPEDLHDFALGFSLSEGIVEDPAQLRIVGVDTFLEGISLQLQIPPAHAAALQARRRNLQGRSGCGVCGSESIEAVLRAPRPLPAGTEIAPAALARALRELRQQQPLNALTGATHAAGWADAEGCVQLAREDVGRHNALDKLIGALATAGLDPASGFAVVTSRASYEMAMKAAQAGIPLLAAISAPTALAIALADSAGLTLIGFARDHDYVVYSHPQRLYQAAHAGAPA, via the coding sequence ATGTACTCGCGTGCGTCTTCCCGGCCCGGCGCCGTCGCGCGCGGCGTGCGCCGCCATCACGACGGGCGCAGCGCCGTCACCCAGGATCTGGTGGCGGCCGAGGTGCCGGTGGCGTTCGCCTACAACGGCGAGCCGTTCGTGGTGATGATGGCCACCCCGGAAGACCTGCACGACTTCGCGCTGGGCTTCTCGCTCAGCGAAGGCATCGTCGAGGACCCGGCGCAGCTGCGCATCGTCGGCGTGGACACCTTTCTGGAAGGGATTTCGCTGCAATTGCAGATCCCGCCCGCACATGCCGCGGCCCTGCAGGCACGGCGCCGCAACCTGCAGGGCCGCAGCGGCTGCGGCGTGTGCGGCAGCGAATCGATCGAGGCGGTGCTGCGCGCGCCGCGGCCGCTGCCGGCCGGCACCGAGATCGCGCCGGCGGCGCTGGCCCGCGCCTTGCGCGAGTTGCGCCAGCAGCAGCCGCTCAATGCGCTCACCGGTGCCACCCACGCCGCGGGATGGGCCGACGCCGAGGGATGCGTGCAGCTGGCGCGCGAGGACGTCGGCCGGCACAACGCGCTGGACAAGCTGATCGGCGCGCTGGCCACGGCTGGCCTGGACCCGGCCAGCGGTTTCGCCGTGGTCACCAGCCGCGCCAGCTACGAGATGGCGATGAAGGCCGCGCAGGCCGGCATCCCGCTGCTGGCCGCCATTTCCGCCCCCACCGCGCTGGCGATCGCGCTGGCCGACAGCGCCGGCCTGACCCTGATCGGTTTCGCCCGCGACCACGATTACGTCGTCTATAGCCATCCGCAGCGCCTGTATCAGGCCGCGCACGCCGGAGCGCCCGCATGA